One window from the genome of Glycine soja cultivar W05 chromosome 12, ASM419377v2, whole genome shotgun sequence encodes:
- the LOC114378380 gene encoding disease resistance protein RPP2B-like, with protein sequence MKVLVEKSLISFDCYGNIQMHDLFKELGKTIVREKAPKEPRKWSRLWDYKDLQKVMIENKEAKNLEAIVIDIEKYQEEFLQRTMTVDALSKLIHLKLLMFKNVNFSGIINYLSNELRYLQWNNYPFMSLPSNFHPDQLVELILPYSNIKELWKDTRYLPNLKILDLKYSQNLIEIPDLSGVPHLRNLDLEGCTKIVRIDPSIGTLRELVSLNLRNCKDLSLNLNIIFVLSSLVVLNLSGCYRNQGRQNIWKKLMKIEVPSNYQHPL encoded by the exons ATGAAAGTTCTTGTTGAAAAATCACTCATAAGTTTTGATTGTTATGGGAATATTCAAATGCATGACTTGTTCAAAGAGTTGGGCAAGACTATTGTCCGAGAAAAGGCACCCAAGGAACCTAGAAAGTGGAGTAGGTTATGGGACTACAAGGATCTCCAAAAAGTTATGATAGAAAATaag GAAGCCAAAAATCTTGAAGCGATAGTTATTGATATTGAAAAATATCAAGAAGAGTTTCTACAACGAACAATGACAGTAGATGCTCTATCAAAACTGATTCATCTTAAATTACTCATGTTTAAGAATGTGAATTTTTCAGGAATCATCAATTATCTTTCTAATGAATTGAGATATTTACAATGGAATAACTATCCTTTCATGTCTTTGCCATCAAACTTTCATCCGGATCAACTTGTAGAATTGATTCTACCTTATAGCAATATCAAAGAATTGTGGAAAGACACAAGG TATCTGCCCAATTTGAAAATTCTAGATCTCAAATACTCCCAAAATCTTATTGAGATACCAGACTTAAGTGGAGTCCCACATCTTAGGAATCTCGATCTCGAAGGATGTACAAAAATTGTACGCATCGATCCATCCATTGGTACTCTAAGAGAGCTTGTTTCTCTGAATTTGAGGAATTGTAAAGATCTTTCCCTTAATCTGAATATCATTTTTGTGCTTAGTTCTCTTGTGGTCCTTAATCTCTCAG GCTGTTACAGAAACCAAGGGAGACAGAACATATggaaaaaattgatgaaaatagAAGTTCCATCCAATTATCAACATCCTCTGTAA
- the LOC114378379 gene encoding TMV resistance protein N-like, with translation MACSSSHTKNFDVFVSFRGLDTRNSFTDHLFAALQMKGIVAFRDNQNIKKGELLEPELLQAIEGSHVFIVVFSKDYASSTWCLKELRKIFDGAEETGRSVLPIFYDVTPSEVRKQSGKFGKAFAEHEERFKDDLEMVKKWREALKAIGNRSGWDVQNKPQHEEIEKIVEEVMNLLGHNQIWSFSGDLVDMDSRVKQLEELLDLSANDVVRVVGIWGMSGVGKTTLVKALFGKISPQYDARCFIDDLSKTCGDFGATSAQKQLLCQTLNQANIEIHNLSHGIMLIRTRLRRLKTLIVLDNVDRVEQLENLALHREYPGERSRIIIISKNMHILTNYGVDEVYNVQLLNKDKALQLLCKKAFKSDDIVKGYEEVTSDVLKYVKGLPLAIKVLGSFLFDRDVFEWRSALTRMKENLSKDIMNVLRISFDGLETM, from the exons ATGGCTTGCTCTTCATCACACACGAAGAATTTTGATGTGTTTGTGAGCTTTAGAGGTCTGGATACTCGTAATAGTTTCACTGATCATCTTTTTGCTGCTCTTCAAATGAAAGGCATTGTTGCTTTCAGGGATAACCAAAATATCAAGAAAGGAGAACTCTTGGAGCCTGAGCTCTTGCAGGCAATCGAAGGATCACATGTTTTCATTGTTGTCTTCTCAAAAGACTATGCATCATCCACATGGTGCTTGAAAGAGCTGAGAAAGATTTTTGATGGGGCTGAAGAAACAGGGCGAAGTGTGCTCCCTATTTTCTATGATGTCACTCCTTCTGAGGTCCGGAAACAGAGTGGAAAGTTTGGAAAAGCTTTTGCTGAACACGAAGAAAGGTTCAAAGATGATTTGGAAATGGTAAAAAAATGGAGGGAAGCTCTCAAAGCAATTGGCAATCGTAGTGGTTGGGATGTACAAAATAA ACCACAACatgaagaaattgaaaaaattgttgAAGAGGTAATGAACCTACTGGGTCATAATCAAATTTGGAGTTTCAGTGGTGATTTAGTTGATATGGACTCTCGTGTGAAACAATTGGAAGAGCTTCTAGATTTGAGCGCAAATGATGTTGTTCGCGTTGTGGGAATTTGGGGGATGAGTGGAGTAGGAAAGACAACACTTGTTAAAGCTTTATTTGGTAAAATCTCTCCTCAATATGATGCCCGTTGTTTCATTGATGATTTAAGCAAAACTTGTGGGGATTTTGGAGCAACAAGTGCACAAAAACAACTTCTTTGTCAAACTCTAAATCAAGCAAATATAGAGATACACAATCTTTCCCACGGAATCATGTTGATAAGAACTAGGCTACGTCGCTTAAAGACACTTATTGTTCTTGATAATGTTGATCGGGTTGAACAATTAGAGAATTTGGCTTTGCATCGTGAATATCCAGGTGAAAGGAGTAGAATCATCATAATCTCTAAAAATATGCATATCTTAACAAATTATGGAGTAGATGAAGTTTACAATGTTCAACTCCTTAATAAGGATAAGGCTCTTCAATTACTTTGCAAAAAAGCTTTCAAATCTGATGATATTGTGAAAGGgtatgaagaggtaacatctgaTGTACTGAAGTATGTCAAAGGCCTTCCACTAGCAATCAAAGTATTGGGCTCATTTTTGTTTGATCGAGATGTTTTTGAGTGGAGAAGTGCATTAACTAGAATGAAAGAAAATCTAAGTAAAGATATCATGAATGTGTTGCGAATAAGTTTTGATGGATTGGAGACAatgtaa